The following are encoded together in the Parabacteroides chongii genome:
- a CDS encoding DUF3737 family protein, with the protein MEIIKNKEYEGERPLFATHDLQLENVTIHTGESALKECSNIIAVNCRFEGKYPFWHNDGFIVKNCLFTDGARAALWYSRNLQMSDTIVEAPKMFRDMDGIKLENVRLSNALETLWHCRNVELKNVQIDKADYLFMHGENIRIENYSQNGNYSFQYCKNVEIRNAVINSKDAFWNTENVTVYDSELTGEYLGWHSHNLRLVNCKISGTQALCYAHDLVMENCTMADDADLCFEYSSVQATINSPVHSVKNPRTGRITAEYYNEIIIDENILKPANCELRLWDNVTCFNQ; encoded by the coding sequence ATGGAAATTATTAAGAACAAAGAGTATGAAGGCGAACGTCCTTTATTTGCTACACACGATTTACAACTGGAAAATGTAACGATTCATACTGGCGAATCAGCTTTAAAAGAATGCAGTAATATCATTGCGGTAAACTGCCGCTTCGAGGGTAAATATCCTTTTTGGCATAACGATGGTTTTATCGTGAAGAATTGTCTTTTTACCGATGGAGCACGCGCTGCCCTGTGGTATTCACGGAACCTGCAAATGAGTGACACTATTGTAGAAGCTCCGAAGATGTTCCGTGATATGGATGGGATCAAGTTAGAGAATGTGCGATTATCCAATGCGTTGGAAACGCTTTGGCATTGCCGTAACGTTGAACTGAAGAATGTACAGATCGACAAAGCAGATTACCTGTTTATGCACGGAGAGAATATCCGTATTGAGAATTACAGTCAGAATGGAAACTATTCATTCCAGTATTGTAAGAATGTAGAAATCCGTAATGCCGTTATTAATTCGAAAGATGCTTTCTGGAACACTGAAAATGTGACTGTGTATGATTCTGAACTGACTGGTGAATACCTGGGATGGCACTCACATAACTTGCGCTTGGTAAATTGCAAGATATCCGGGACACAGGCTCTTTGCTATGCGCATGACCTGGTAATGGAGAACTGTACAATGGCGGATGATGCTGATCTCTGTTTTGAATATAGCAGTGTGCAGGCAACTATTAATAGCCCAGTACATAGCGTGAAGAATCCGCGTACCGGACGTATCACGGCTGAATATTACAATGAAATCATTATCGATGAAAACATCCTGAAGCCGGCAAACTGTGAACTGAGACTGTGGGATAACGTAACTTGCTTCAATCAATGA
- a CDS encoding MalY/PatB family protein codes for MKYNFDELIPRRRSNSYKWDTAKEEDVLPMWVADMDFRTAPCVVDALRRRVEHGIFGYTKVPAAYYEAVTNWFTRRHGWLIEEDWIIYTSGVVPALSAVIKALTLPGDRVLVQTPVYNCFFSSIRNNGCEVAVNPLLYTDGTYRIDFEGLEREASDPKVKLLLLCNPHNPAGRVWTQEELTRIGEICFRNDVLVIADEIHCELVFPGHTYTPFASISKDFLMNSVTCISPSKAFNLAGLQIANIISANEYVRMKIDKAINANEVCDVNPFGVEALIAAYNEGAEWLEELKQYLLDNYNYLKRYFEKYLPHLKVLPLEGTYLVWVDCSALKQSSEEIVKALLDKEKLLVNDGNMYGEAGKDFIRINIACPRALLIDGLGRLKRVLN; via the coding sequence ATGAAATACAATTTTGACGAACTGATTCCCCGTCGCAGAAGTAACTCCTATAAATGGGATACGGCGAAAGAAGAGGATGTCCTGCCCATGTGGGTAGCCGATATGGATTTCCGTACGGCTCCCTGTGTGGTTGATGCATTGCGCAGGCGGGTGGAACATGGCATTTTCGGTTATACCAAAGTGCCGGCCGCTTATTATGAAGCTGTAACGAACTGGTTCACGAGACGGCATGGTTGGCTGATAGAGGAAGACTGGATTATTTATACTTCAGGGGTAGTTCCGGCCTTGTCTGCTGTAATCAAAGCACTCACCCTGCCGGGCGATCGTGTATTGGTACAGACACCGGTCTATAATTGCTTTTTCTCCTCTATTCGAAATAACGGTTGCGAAGTGGCCGTCAATCCTCTTCTTTATACCGATGGAACTTATCGGATTGATTTCGAAGGTTTGGAAAGAGAAGCCTCCGACCCAAAAGTCAAATTATTACTTTTATGTAACCCACATAATCCGGCAGGCAGGGTTTGGACCCAGGAGGAACTGACGCGTATCGGCGAGATTTGTTTTCGGAATGATGTATTGGTTATCGCCGATGAGATTCATTGCGAATTGGTTTTCCCGGGACATACTTATACGCCTTTCGCCTCCATTTCGAAAGACTTCCTGATGAATTCCGTTACCTGCATTTCACCGAGTAAGGCATTCAACCTGGCGGGATTACAGATAGCAAACATTATTTCTGCTAATGAATATGTACGTATGAAAATAGACAAGGCCATCAATGCCAACGAGGTCTGCGATGTGAATCCTTTTGGTGTTGAAGCTTTGATCGCCGCTTACAATGAGGGTGCAGAATGGCTGGAAGAACTTAAACAATACCTGCTGGATAACTATAATTATCTGAAAAGATATTTTGAAAAATATCTTCCCCATTTGAAAGTCTTACCATTGGAAGGCACTTATCTGGTTTGGGTAGATTGTTCTGCTCTGAAACAATCTTCAGAAGAAATTGTAAAAGCTTTGCTGGACAAGGAAAAGCTGTTGGTAAACGACGGGAATATGTATGGCGAAGCAGGTAAAGACTTTATCCGCATCAATATCGCTTGTCCGAGAGCACTTCTGATCGATGGTTTGGGCAGGCTTAAGCGTGTACTGAATTAG